From Argopecten irradians isolate NY chromosome 12, Ai_NY, whole genome shotgun sequence, one genomic window encodes:
- the LOC138336516 gene encoding cysteine and tyrosine-rich protein 1-like, which produces MAGLGCMVILLVFVAVTVEADYCTFNNGSIIFCGNGCCGGELDYCCNIDSGIVAYYYSLTGAAIAGIVIGSIIFLALIVCGIACIVYFVNSNCCEQQGNTGVVFSNSACANPTPVTSVNIAEVQPSLAETRTTYLYPQSTAHVYKGGYGYM; this is translated from the exons atggCAGGTCTTGGCTGTATGGTGATATTACTGGTATTTGTTGCAG TGACGGTGGAGGCCGATTACTGTACCTTCAACAATGGCAGTATTATCTTCTGTGGTAATGGCTGCTGTGGCGGAGAATTGGactactgttgtaatatagacaGCGGTATTGTGGCCTACTACTACAGCTT GACTGGAGCAGCCATTGCTGGTATCGTCATTGGGTCGATAATCTTCCTTGCTCTGATTGTATGTGGCATCGCTTGCATTGTGTATTTCGTCAACTCCAACTGCTGTGAACAACAAGGTAACACAGGTGTTGTCTTCTCCAACAGCGCATGCGCAAATCCCACGCCAGTCACAAGCGTTAACATTGCAG AGGTCCAACCGAGCCTGGCTGAAACACGGACAACATATCTGTATCCTCAGAGTACTGCGCACGTCTACAAAGGAGGCTATGGATATATGTAG
- the LOC138336126 gene encoding uncharacterized protein yields the protein MAAVLYTLLVLTVAIASVEAGWCWNSQDNWFTRWCDHGCCGDAKDACCTITDDDDDGLTGEDIAGIVVGSVIAVGLVICGIVLAIYFFTTCCRQQKTRLGFVFANGTRNPPPSTNINMTTYPTQQPTVTQTTYQYPQQQPVQTSVVYNNSGFI from the exons ATGGCGGCGGTTCTATATACTCTATTGGTATTGACAGTGGCTATAG CCTCCGTGGAAGCAGGGTGGTGTTGGAATTCTCAGGACAACTGGTTTACAAGATGGTGTGACCATGGCTGCTGTGGTGATGCGAAGGATGCGTGTTGTACAATCACGGACGATGACGATGATGGGTT AACGGGAGAGGACATCGCCGGTATCGTGGTGGGCTCAGTGATCGCCGTAGGCCTGGTAATCTGTGGAATTGTCCTAGCCATCTATTTCTTCACTACCTGTTGTAGACAACAAAAAACACGGCTAGGCTTTGTTTTCGCAAACGGCACTAGAAATCCACCACCATCTACTAACATCAACATGACTA CATACCCCACCCAGCagcctactgtaacacagacgaCCTATCAGTACCCCCAACAACAGCCGGTCCAGACATCCGTCGTCTACAACAACTCAGGTTTTATATAA